One Pseudopipra pipra isolate bDixPip1 chromosome 30, bDixPip1.hap1, whole genome shotgun sequence genomic region harbors:
- the LOC135404152 gene encoding natterin-3-like has protein sequence MMPLLQIFLLLLGLGILGILGIPAMEVPGSRLLDALNTPIRKRDQGSPSHLKWEPFQGRLPPDAVSSWNRHTGRLEFICSTMELGCNSGSYDPIRGPYCYFPNRGQEKHTSNFNILVNAGGFEALDWVDDSFGTVPENAVESCPSVDVFVGRSRDGLGKVSKEHRALFVALGGEEVWYKWYQVLVVKTGLSDISIMDVAYNLSTALEHSEDVVLAEAPVQNEGCGAAPGSTFLEEATETEHTWRSDHPALATVRGTLRAAPLVLTGTGWAAANVTSLPWVGGASIAKFVSHGPHEVREEVPARSECTAVLRGRRRDLQVMFTAQLRREFRDGFQHSVGVTGWAQTRVVTGVSARIEQCRELTRVPPCPA, from the exons ATGATGCCACTGCTCCAG ATCTTCCTCCTCTTGCTTGGCCTGGGAATTCTGGGAattctgggaattccagccatGGAGGTGCCAGGAAGTAGGCTCCTGGATGCCCTCA ACACTCCCATCCGAAAGCGAGACCAGGGCTCCCCTTCCCACCTCAAGTGGGAGCCCTTCCAAGGCCGTCTTCCCCCCGACGCCGTCTCCAGCTGGAACCGCCATACCGGGCGCCTGGAATTCATCTGTTCCACGATGGAGCTCGGCTGCAATTCCGGCTCCTACGATCCCATCAGGGGCCCCTATTGCTACTTCCCAAACAGGGGACAGGAGAAGCACACCTCCAACTTCAACATCTTGGTCAACGCCGGCGGCTTTGAGGCCTTGGATTGGGTGGATGATTCCTTTGGCACCGTCCCAGAAAATGCTGTGGAGAGTTGCCCATCGGTCGACGTCTTCGTGGGGCGGAGCCGGGACGGGCTGGGAAAGGTCTCCAAGGAGCACCGGGCGCTTTTCGTGGCactggggggggaggaggtTTGGTACAAGTGGTATCAAGTCTTGGTGGTCAAGACGGGCCTGTCCGACATCTCCATCATGGATGTCGCCTACAACCTGAGCACGGCACTGGAACATTCTGAGGACGTGGTCTTGGCCGAGGCTCCGGTGCAGAACGAAGGctgtggggcagccccagggtcCACCTTCTTGGAAGAGGCCACAGAGACGGAGCACACGTGGCGCTCAGATCACCCCGCGCTGGCCACCGTGCGCGGGACGCTCCGGGCGGCCCCGTTGGTCCTCACCGGGACGGGCTGGGCTGCGGCCAACGTCACCTCCCTGCCGTGGGTGGGTGGGGCCAGCATCGCTAAGTTCGTGTCCCACGGGCCCCACGAGGTGCGGGAGGAGGTGCCGGCGCGCTCGGAATGCACCGCGGTGCTCCGGGGACGCCGGCGTGACCTCCAGGTGATGTTCACTGCCCAGCTCCGCCGGGAATTCCGTGATGGATTCCAGCACAGTGTGGGGGTCACTGGCTGGGCACAGACCCGGGTGGTCACTGGGGTCAGTGCCAGGATTGAGCAATGCCGGGAACTCACCAGGGTCCCACCGTGTCCAGCATAG